A single region of the Branchiostoma lanceolatum isolate klBraLanc5 chromosome 1, klBraLanc5.hap2, whole genome shotgun sequence genome encodes:
- the LOC136427469 gene encoding RING finger protein 17-like — protein sequence MRDMMAQMQELYNKQQGEEWGILCPHEGMVLVAKYEEDNLWYRAQVVDLPGNKQVDITYVDFGNSARVTCSQLKKIPDRFLKLPIQGEKQVKRPESSFIVSHLVTLTCVLQAVACVLADVEPLDVSKGWSDEARILFNQLALFKSLVVHVKGKTADSRLNVLLYDSLDKQTCINSLLAEEGHGTYTGQAPIQTTVPLPVVEVPVSADTQQIPEEPAGTDLQEVPLTHSSSVELEPPVTTVTQPPDPQPPREIAKRPETPTNDTDLNMETCKAPPIQEGENCLPVVVCHVDSPAQVFVQLASGGEDGLDRKILDFISLMSEIDEYYKESEPSLISWKEHDICCVKYSVDNRWYRARVSSCKGNNSFEVFHPDYGSREVVSADSLRPLLEKFQYQPAFSICCHLANLVPAGGKDTWTATACEFLSSLVTNVACTLVTKGPVEEGSLPADLLYEHKVQETALTAAKSSLISVSQSLIHEGLALRNKRTTRSLKSESVAEPQPSENTATVDHNYNVKNIAGEPLTSGDADKAPEEEEEIAEKWRYRKPDVPATEQFPVAITFINSKAIIYGQEVKQDNSTLEDLMLTLQKQNEMPPELTNGNSCYKWKMGEPCQAQFTQDQHWYRAKVLNQSEQGVEVQYVDFGNTEILPAHSLRRLAMGNLMAIPQQCLEMELFGVWPISPDGAWPTEAILYLLENVMGQTCLAVLKSKPSKGPLRVELVLGDGQNVGEMMVTKGLAAPGRKPCGESMYPVGEEVAELLDSLKAVQKSVPALKGVPAEEHGYQTPSDDDSSSDEDDVAYCPPFAPAILPPPGQHFKINITHVDQPNQMYFQRVMSDEEEDSGDDPTLEEIHRQLMMLETISEEIVAQVDTFPPLDNIIAGMACCACYTMDDSWYRAQVISIQSLDPLAVWVLYVDYGTSELLMADRLKQLPERYQSLPMQATKCTLLGVQPAELTGQESGLLPESTWTHQALKVMIQAVDNKVLTACIKDPGPPPSLLLFESISPKPRLVVQSLVEQGLAVPDTTGLEGLEWVLDNMSAPQSPESADEPLEQEVD from the exons ATGAGAGACATGATGGCTCAGATGCAGGAGTTGTACAATAAACAACAAGGGGAAGAATGGGGCATCCTATGTCCGCATGAAG GTATGGTGCTGGTTGCTAAGTATGAGGAAGACAACCTGTGGTACAGGGCACAAGTTGTGG ATCTGCCAGGTAACAAGCAGGTGGACATCACCTATGTGGACTTCGGGAACTCCGCCCGAGTCACCTGCTCACAGCTCAAGAAGATCCCAGACAGGTTTCTCAAACTTCCCATACAG ggagaaaaacaggtcaagagacctga gtcttcattcattgtttCACACCTTGTTACTTTAACATGTGTTCTCCAGGCTGTGGCCTGTGTTCTGGCAGACGTGGAGCCACTTGATGTTTCTAAAGGATGGTCTGATGAG GCACGTATCCTGTTTAACCAGCTGGCCCTGTTTAAGAGCCTGGTGGTGCATGTGAAGGGGAAGACGGCTGACTCCAGGCTGAATGTGCTGCTGTACGACTCGCTCGACAAACAGACCTGCATCAACAGTCTGCTGGCAGAGGAAGGGCACGGCACCTACACTGGACAGGCTCC GATACAAACAACAGTACCGCTTCCAGTGGTAGAAGTACCAGTGAGTGCTGACACACAACAGATACCCGAGGAGCCTGCAGGAACAGACCTCCAGGAGGTTCCACTCACCCACTCGTCGTCAGTAGAACTGGAACCACCCGTAACCACGGTAACACAGCCACCGGATCCGCAGCCTCCCAGGGAGATTGCCAAG AGACCTGAGACCCCCACGAATGATACCGACCTGAACATGGAGACGTGTAAAGCGCCCCCTATCCAGGAGGGAGAGAACTGCCTGCCTGTCGTCGTCTGTCACGTGGACTCTCCTGCCCAGGTGTTTGTACAGCTGGCGTCTGGCGGAGAGGACGGACTGGACAG AAAAATACTGGACTTCATAAG CCTGATGTCAGAGATAGATGAATACTACAAGGAGAGTGAACCCAGTCTCATCTCCTGGAAGGAACACGATATCTGCTGTGTGAAGTACTCGGTGGACAACAGGTGGTACAGGGCTAGGGTCAGCAGCTGCAAGGGCAACAACAGCTTTGAG GTATTCCACCCTGATTACGGGAGTCGGGAGGTTGTGTCGGCTGACAGCCTCCGCCCCCTCCTCGAGAAGTTCCAGTACCAGCCGGCCTTCTCCATCTGCTGCCACCTCGCCAACCTGGTGCCTGCAG GTGGGAAGGACACCTGGACAGCCACAGCCTGCGAGTTCCTGAGCAGCCTGGTCACCAACGTCGCCTGCACCCTGGTCACCAAG GGCCCAGTTGAAGAAGGCTCCCTGCCAGCGGACTTGCTGTATGAACACAAAGTGCAGGAGACCGCTCTGACTGCTGCCAAGTCTAGTCTCATCAGTGTGAGCCAGAGTCTCATCCACGAGGGGCTGGCTCTCAGGAACAAAAGGACAA CTAGATCACTGAAGTCTGAATCAGTGGCCGAGCCACAGCCGTCCGAGAACACAGCCACTGTAGACCACAACTACAACGTCAAGAACATCGCCGGGGAGCCGCTGACATCGGGAGATGCGGACAAGGCAcctgaggaagaggaggagattGCTGAGAAGTGGAG GTACAGGAAGCCAGACGTCCCAGCTACTGAACAGTTTCCTGTAGCCATCACCTTCATCAACTCTAAAGCCATCATCTATGGACAGGAGGTCAAGCAAG ACAACAGCACCCTGGAGGACCTGATGTTGACGCTACAGAAACAGAACGAGATGCCTCCGGAACTGACCAATGGGAACAGCTGTTACAAGTGGAAGATGGGAGAGCCATGTCAGGCACAGTTCACACAAGACCAACACTGGTACAGGGCAAAGGTGCTGAACCAGTCAGAACAG GGTGTGGAGGTGCAGTATGTGGACTTTGGTAACACGGAGATCCTACCGGCTCACAGTTTGAGGAGACTGGCCATGGGGAACCTGATGGCCATCCCACAACAGTGCCTGGAGATGGAACTGTTCGGAGTCTGGCCT ATCTCCCCTGACGGAGCCTGGCCTACAGAAGCCATCCTGTACCTCCTGGAAAACGTCATGGGACAGACATGCCTGGCTGTGCTCAAG AGTAAGCCGTCCAAGGGCCCCCTCCGTGTGGAGCTGGTGCTGGGGGATGGACAGAACGTGGGAGAGATGATGGTGACCAAGGGGCTAGCAGCACCGGGGAGGAAGCCTTGTGGAGAGTCCATGTATCCAG TGGGAGAGGAGGTGGCTGAGCTCCTGGACAGCCTGAAGGCAGTTCAGAAGAGCGTGCCTGCGCTGAAGGGAGTCCCAGCTGAGGAGCACGGGTACCAGACCCCATCAGATGATGACAGCAGTAGTGATGAGGATGATGTGGCGTATTGTCCGCCGTTTGCCCCGGCCATACTGCCTCCACCTGGTCAACACTTCAAGATCAACATCACTCATGTGGACCAGCCTAACCAG ATGTACTTCCAGCGAGTAATGtctgatgaggaggaggataGTGGAGATGACCCTACATTAGAGGAGATACACCGCCAGCTCATGATGTTGGAAACTATTAGTGAGGAGATCGTGGCTCAAGTGGACACTTTTCCTCCATTGGACAATATCATAGCTG GGATGGCGTGCTGTGCTTGTTACACCATGGATGACAGCTGGTACCGGGCACAAGTCATCAGTATCCAGTCCCTGGACCCGCTGGCAGTCTGGGTTCTGTATGTGGATTACGGCACCTCGGAGCTTCTCATGGCCGATAG ACTGAAGCAGTTGCCAGAGCGTTACCAGTCCTTACCGATGCAGGCCACCAAATGCACCCTGCTGGGTGTCCAGCCCGCAGAACTGACCGGCCAGGAGTCCGGCCTGCTACCAGAGAGCACCTGGACACACCAGGCTCTCAAGGTCATGATACAAGCCGTCGACAACAAGGTGCTCACAGCCTGCATCAAG GATCCTGGCCCCCCACCCTCCCTCCTCCTGTTTGAAAGCATCAGCCCCAAACCGCGGCTGGTGGTCCAGTCTCTGGTGGAGCAGGGTCTGGCTGTACCTGACACCACGGGGTTGGAGGGGCTGGAGTGGGTGCTAGACAACATGTCGGCCCCACAATCACCGGAGTCTGCTGATGAACCCTTGGAGCAAGAAGTGGACTAA